Genomic DNA from Setaria italica strain Yugu1 chromosome V, Setaria_italica_v2.0, whole genome shotgun sequence:
ATAATACTGTAGGCAAATGCTACTCTGCAGTTTTCAACACAGCATTTGATGATTCCTTCTTTTTTTGTGAGCATTCTGAACCGCTTTCTCATATTCCTAAGAAGGCACATTGCTTCTTAGCATGCTGAGGAATTAATTTCATGAGAAACTCCATCGGTACTCCTCTTAACTCTGTTCAAGTTGGGTACATAGCAGATCAGGATCTCCTGATAGGAGGTTTCAGTTGGAGCACACGTAAACATAACATGAACTTACCATTAGGCTTAAAATTGAAGAGATGGGGAAGAGAACGACCATTCGGTAATCGGGCATTCGGATCACGTAGTTCATCAAAGAATGGATGGATTAAAGCCTCCAACTGTTAGAGAGACAAGAAACAAAATATTATTAGATTCATTGCTACAGGTTAACCGCAAGCGCCAATGATTTTGTAACATCAATTGTTCAATACTTACTGCAGTGCACCGGAGGTTTGGTGAGTACTGTAGGAGCCGTGAAACAAGATCTACAGCTTCAGATGGCATTCTTTTGTGGAAGATCTGGTGAAAAACATGCATCATCAGATTTAAGTGTAATGTATAAATAGGAAATGGAATTCttgaaagaaaaggaagctACAAGATGTGAAGCTTTTACCTTGTGCCATGGGTGAGCTTTGATTTGTGGGAACTTAAACTCAGTATAGTTTGGGTTCATGCGCTTAATTTCATCTCGTGTTGGAGTACCTAGAACCTGAAAGAAAAGTGAGCCTCCTCCATGAGTCAACCAGAATGAGTGCCTAGCTAAACAATCTTCAATTGAAAAAAGAGTTACCTTGATAATTTCAACAAGCTGATCGACGCCACTATCCCCAGGAAAAACAGGCTATCCAACAACAGATATCTTATAAAGAAGTTGGTTCAAGCAGTTGGCTGATATATCACAATAACTTGGTTGATATCTTACCTGCCCTAGAAGAAGTTCAGCAAGAACACAGCCAGCAGACCACACATCAATAGCTGTCGTGTACTCTGTAGCACCAAATATGAGCTCTGGAGCTCTGTAGTATCTAGAACAGATATATGAAATATTTGGTTCCCCTCGTACCTATTAACATAGATAGAATATTTACAATTTTAGATGGCATAACATAGATTGTGTGATGTTTCAGGTGGCATTCAGTACATCTAGAAGTTATGAACCATACCAAGACTTTCGCACTGCCAAAATCACACAATTTCAGTTGATGAGTATGTGGGTTCACCTGTTACAACAATTAGCCAATATCAAATCACCCGAGACCATCAACAATCAAAGATAAACTGTTTCTGTAAACAATTTGAAAAACATAATCAACATGCATACCAGAATATTTTGTGGCTTTATATCTCTGTGGCATACTCCTACACAATTATGCATGTATGCCAAAGCTCTACAAATCTGTTGTTCAATAAAATGTACAATTCAGTTAAAAGAATTAAACAAAAAAGAACAAACCTAGAGCTGTGTTGAAAGGTACTCGCAAAGTTGCAACCTTTACCTGGTACATATAGAGTTTGACATATATCAACGGCATCCGTTGATTCATTTTATTGTAATGTTTAATAACACGGTGAACAGTTTCTGGCACATATTCAAGCACCAAATTGAGGTAAAGCTCTTCCTTATCAGTTGTTGAGCAAAAGTAATGCTTCAAGCATACAACATTAGGGTGATCAAGAACTTGCATTGTTTGCAGTTCACGGTTCTTGTACCTCACATCTTGAAGAACTTTCTTTATAGCTACTCTCTCACTAGTTTCCAGACACCGGGCCTGTTAATTGTAATTTGAAC
This window encodes:
- the LOC101774075 gene encoding shaggy-related protein kinase alpha: MTSVGLLNPSSGYEASTSGATDRLPDEMNGMSIRDEKEVEAVVVNGNGMEVGHTIVTSVGGRNSQPRQTISYMAERIVGQGSFGVVFQARCLETSERVAIKKVLQDVRYKNRELQTMQVLDHPNVVCLKHYFCSTTDKEELYLNLVLEYVPETVHRVIKHYNKMNQRMPLIYVKLYMYQICRALAYMHNCVGVCHRDIKPQNILVNPHTHQLKLCDFGSAKVLVRGEPNISYICSRYYRAPELIFGATEYTTAIDVWSAGCVLAELLLGQPVFPGDSGVDQLVEIIKVLGTPTRDEIKRMNPNYTEFKFPQIKAHPWHKIFHKRMPSEAVDLVSRLLQYSPNLRCTALEALIHPFFDELRDPNARLPNGRSLPHLFNFKPNELRGVPMEFLMKLIPQHAKKQCAFLGI